The nucleotide window AGGGCGTGGACTACCAGGGTATCTAATCCTGTTTGCTCCCCACGCTTTCGCGCCTAAGCGTCAGTTGCGTTCTAGCAAGCCGCTTTCGCCACTGGTGTTCTTCCTGATATCTACGGATTTCACCCCTTCACCAGGAATTCCGCTTGCTTTTCCCGAACTCGAGTTTTGCAGTATCTAAAGCAGCCCCTGGGTTAAGCCCAAGGATTTCACTTTAGACTTACAAAACCGCCTGCGCGCCCTTTACGCCCAGTGATTCCGAATAACGCTTGCACCCTACGTATTACCGCGGCTGCTGGCACGTAGTTAGCCGGTGCTTCCTTAGCAGGTACCATCAAACTGCAAAAGGTATTAGCTTTTGCAATCTTTTTCCCTGCTGACAGGAGTTTACAACCCGAAGGCCTTCATCCTCCACGCGGCGTTGCTGGGTCAGGATTTCTCCCATTGCCCAATATTCCCCACTGCTGCCTCCCGTAGGAGTCTGGGCCGTGTCTCAGTCCCAATGTGGCTGATCGTCCTCTCAGACCAGCTACCCGTCGTAGGCTTGGTAGGCCGTTACCCTACCAACTACCTGATAGGCCGCGGACCCATCCCAAAGCGAAAGCTTGCAAGCAGAGGCCTCCTTTTTTTATACCTCTTGTGAGGTATAAATGTATCCGGTATTAGCGCACCTTTCGGCACGTTATCCCAGACTTTGGGGCAGGTTATCCACGTGTTACTCACCCGTGCGCCACTTTACTCGAAGGTTGCCCTTCTTTCGCGTACGACTTGCATGTGTTAGGCACGCCGCCAGCGTTCATTCTGAGCCAGGATCAAACTCTCAGTAAAAATACTAAAAGTTGTTTATTTGCTCTTCATCTGGAACTTTTCAAAGAACTTGTCATAAGCGACAGTTTTGTAATATATTCTAAATTTGTGAGTTTGTCAAGAGGTGAGAAGGGAATTTAAACTTTTTTATTTTATTCTATTTTAATAGCATTTTCTTGGTATTTAGTTTTTTATTAGCCAAAAAAACAATCTAGAAACTTGCTTAAAAAAGATATATAATACCTTAAATTTTTCTTACAAAGGCTTGATTAACGATTTATTAGCTTTATATATTTAAAAAGTCAAACTAGTTTCTCTGAGCTTTTATATCCAAAATAGGAGTACCATATATCATATCGCAATTGTTAATTTTTATGTAATTTTGCCCAACTTCTAAAATTGGTACGGTCGATACACCTATATGATTTGGCCTTTTGGGCGAGTGCGTGGCAAAAACACCGTATTGCGCTTTATCTGGATTATTGTGGGGCGGCGTTGCTATCAAATTAAAATCATTGAACTTATGAAAGTAAAAAATTACCATAATATATTTAAACTCATCCAATCTAAAAAGCCCTTGCGCATACTCATCAAAAATATGTAATATAGCTTTTGTTTTTTCTTTTTGGCCTATTTTAAAATCTGATTCTACCCAACCAATCGGTTTTATTTGAATAACTAAATCTTCAAACATGGATACCTCACATTTTTTTTAATTTGTAAATAAAACTAAGTATTTTTGCAACTGCTTCGTACAATTCCTGTGGTATCTGACTATCAATGTTTAGTTTATAAAGCTCTTGCGCAAGAGCTGG belongs to Desulfurella sp. and includes:
- the tsaA gene encoding tRNA (N6-threonylcarbamoyladenosine(37)-N6)-methyltransferase TrmO; this translates as MFEDLVIQIKPIGWVESDFKIGQKEKTKAILHIFDEYAQGLFRLDEFKYIMVIFYFHKFNDFNLIATPPHNNPDKAQYGVFATHSPKRPNHIGVSTVPILEVGQNYIKINNCDMIYGTPILDIKAQRN